The following coding sequences are from one Rhipicephalus sanguineus isolate Rsan-2018 unplaced genomic scaffold, BIME_Rsan_1.4 Seq650, whole genome shotgun sequence window:
- the LOC119377992 gene encoding headcase protein-like: protein MPQHRENRVRHADEHAAQYPALAAAMELCCVPTGCHLDEPMRVDSAVKVICNNEHCPQSQLMHRACFEEWESAVLSFLRSTGRARSWSEKQRLQNLWTKKGYDLAYKACGCRCGKGHLRKDLDWVPPPVAEAKKKQRRRKGNDKPSLNKQPSGVPVTRLRSSSMSSTGSASPPSSSPEFPPSPTHKLFSRRQDYSSFNALPRHKINAYHIKMEDEGDDIRCFILNTLSANKTSRMACIVCQAPMSVFDRYPLVDGTLFLSPRQHSPGSVRVDERYLNAVCMGCLEGWPLACGACGARWSGRHLILGTMYAYDIFAATPCCDERLRCSSCREPFERWPSSYFSDYSHRVCCAHCGAKDYHFVKPLSTFVRL, encoded by the coding sequence ATGCCGCAGCACCGCGAAAATCGAGTCCGGCACGCGGACGAGCACGCGGCGCAGTACCCCGCCCTTGCAGCCGCGATGGAGTTGTGCTGCGTGCCGACGGGCTGTCACTTGGACGAGCCGATGCGCGTGGACAGCGCCGTCAAGGTGATCTGCAACAACGAGCATTGCCCGCAGAGTCAGCTGATGCACAGGGCCTGCTTCGAGGAGTGGGAGAGCGCGGTGCTGTCCTTCCTGCGCTCCACCGGGCGCGCGCGATCTTGGAGCGAGAAGCAGCGGCTGCAGAACCTGTGGACCAAGAAAGGCTACGACTTGGCCTACAAGGCGTGCGGCTGCCGCTGCGGCAAGGGACACCTACGCAAGGACCTCGACTGGGTCCCCCCGCCGGTGGCCGAAGCCAAGAAGAAGCAGCGGCGCAGAAAGGGCAACGACAAGCCCAGCCTGAACAAGCAGCCGAGCGGCGTGCCCGTGACGCGGCTACGGAGCTCGAGCATGTCGAGCACGGGCTCTGCCAGCCCGCCCAGCTCGTCGCCCGAGTTCCCGCCGTCACCGACGCACAAGCTGTTTTCGCGTCGCCAGGACTACTCGTCCTTCAACGCACTTCCGCGGCACAAGATCAACGCGTACCACATCAAGATGGAAGACGAAGGCGACGACATCCGCTGCTTCATCCTGAACACGCTCAGTGCCAACAAGACGTCTCGCATGGCCTGCATCGTGTGCCAGGCGCCCATGAGCGTGTTCGACCGCTACCCGCTGGTGGACGGCACGCTCTTCCTCTCGCCGCGACAGCACAGCCCGGGCTCGGTGCGCGTCGACGAGCGGTACTTGAACGCCGTGTGCATGGGCTGCCTCGAAGGCTGGCCGCTGGCGTGTGGCGCGTGTGGCGCGCGCTGGAGCGGCCGCCACCTCATCCTGGGCACCATGTACGCGTACGACATATTCGCGGCCACTCCGTGCTGCGACGAGCGACTGCGCTGCAGCAGCTGCCGAGAACCGTTCGAGCGGTGGCCGAGCAGCTACTTCAGCGACTACAGCCACCGCGTGTGCTGCGCGCACTGCGGCGCCAAGGACTACCACTTCGTCAAACCACTCAGCACGTTCGTCAGGCTGTGA